In Janibacter cremeus, a genomic segment contains:
- a CDS encoding DNA polymerase domain-containing protein, translating into MAKTPAAVVTAGEREVRVSSPDRVVYEASERTPAITKLEVCEYVADVGATMMRTIGQRPTAMERWPDGWREGMRLAVGPKDSGADGFYQKRLPRGAPDYVETVDITFPSGRSAAELCPTEPASLVWAAHMGTLTFHPWPVRRADVDHPDELRLDLDPQPGTDFADAQRVAGVARELLEELGLRGYPKTSGNRGIHVYVRIEPRWSFEELRHAAIGFGRELERRDDSVTTAWWKEERGKRIFVDFNQNNRDRTIAGAWSLRARPGAPVSTPMTWEQLAAVTDPREYNLTTVLDHLADGDPWADMDEQAYSLDPLLRLWETLPGGELNFPPDYPKMPGEPPRVQPSKKVAEHWDADGNRIGE; encoded by the coding sequence ATGGCCAAGACACCGGCAGCGGTCGTGACGGCGGGGGAGCGGGAGGTTCGTGTCTCCAGCCCCGATCGGGTCGTGTACGAGGCGAGCGAGCGGACCCCGGCGATCACCAAGCTCGAGGTGTGCGAGTACGTCGCGGACGTCGGCGCGACGATGATGCGCACGATCGGCCAGCGCCCCACCGCGATGGAGCGCTGGCCGGACGGGTGGCGCGAGGGGATGCGACTCGCGGTCGGCCCCAAGGACTCCGGCGCCGACGGCTTCTACCAGAAGCGTCTGCCCCGGGGCGCGCCCGACTACGTCGAGACGGTCGACATCACATTCCCGAGTGGACGCAGCGCCGCCGAGTTGTGCCCGACGGAGCCGGCATCGCTCGTCTGGGCGGCCCACATGGGGACGCTGACCTTCCACCCCTGGCCGGTGCGGCGGGCCGACGTCGATCACCCCGACGAGCTGCGACTCGACCTGGATCCGCAGCCCGGCACCGACTTCGCCGATGCGCAGCGGGTGGCCGGCGTCGCCCGTGAGCTGCTCGAGGAGCTCGGCCTGCGCGGCTACCCGAAGACCAGCGGCAACCGCGGCATCCACGTCTACGTGCGGATCGAGCCCCGGTGGTCCTTCGAGGAGCTGCGGCACGCGGCGATCGGCTTCGGCCGCGAGCTGGAGCGGCGCGACGACTCCGTGACGACCGCGTGGTGGAAGGAGGAGCGGGGGAAAAGGATCTTCGTCGACTTCAACCAGAACAACCGCGACCGCACGATCGCCGGCGCGTGGAGCCTGCGCGCTCGTCCCGGCGCGCCGGTGAGCACCCCGATGACGTGGGAGCAGCTGGCCGCGGTCACCGATCCACGCGAGTACAACCTCACCACCGTGCTCGACCACCTCGCCGACGGTGACCCGTGGGCCGACATGGACGAGCAGGCGTACTCGCTCGACCCCCTGCTGCGGTTGTGGGAGACCCTGCCCGGCGGCGAGCTGAACTTCCCGCCCGACTACCCGAAGATGCCCGGCGAGCCACCGCGCGTGCAGCCGAGCAAGAAGGTCGCCGAGCACTGGGACGCGGACGGCAACCGGATCGGGGAATGA
- the thpD gene encoding ectoine hydroxylase yields MITGTQTATRTIDVYRTRLADRSQIEPRSHSVVWSKDASGPLSGDQLRGYDRRGYHTADPVLSEEDITTCLSEVDAITDRLGDDERIIRERSNGDLRSVFAVHRLSDAIAEIVNREDIVGVARQILGDDVYVHQSRMNLKPGFAGGPFYWHSDFETWHAEDGMPAPRALSVSLSLTPNYETNGALMIIPGSHKQFVSCVGETPDGYHRESLSSYRPPFGTPDEEDVTQLAQEHGIDMITGPAGSALYFDSNCMHASAGNISPDPRNNLFVVFNAVSNQLREPFAASAPRPDHLAHRDVG; encoded by the coding sequence GTGATCACGGGAACTCAAACCGCAACTCGAACCATTGATGTCTACCGGACCCGCCTGGCCGACCGCAGCCAGATCGAGCCCCGCTCGCACTCCGTCGTGTGGAGCAAGGACGCCTCGGGTCCGCTCTCCGGGGACCAGCTGCGCGGCTACGACCGGCGCGGTTACCACACCGCCGACCCGGTCCTCTCCGAGGAGGACATCACCACCTGCCTGTCCGAGGTGGATGCCATCACCGACCGGCTCGGGGACGACGAGCGGATCATCCGCGAGCGCTCCAACGGCGACTTGCGCTCGGTCTTCGCCGTCCACCGGCTCAGCGACGCGATCGCCGAGATCGTCAACCGCGAGGACATCGTCGGCGTCGCCCGCCAGATCCTCGGCGACGACGTGTACGTCCACCAGAGCCGGATGAACCTCAAGCCGGGCTTCGCCGGCGGGCCGTTCTACTGGCACAGCGACTTCGAGACCTGGCACGCCGAGGACGGGATGCCCGCCCCGCGCGCCCTGAGCGTCTCGCTCTCGCTGACGCCCAACTACGAGACGAACGGCGCGTTGATGATCATCCCCGGCTCGCACAAGCAGTTCGTCAGCTGCGTCGGGGAAACGCCGGATGGTTACCACCGCGAGTCACTCAGCTCCTACCGTCCCCCCTTCGGAACCCCGGACGAGGAGGACGTCACCCAGCTGGCGCAGGAGCACGGGATCGACATGATCACCGGTCCGGCCGGGTCGGCGCTGTACTTCGATTCCAACTGCATGCACGCGTCCGCAGGAAACATCTCGCCGGATCCGCGCAACAACCTTTTCGTCGTCTTCAACGCCGTCTCCAACCAGCTGCGGGAGCCCTTCGCGGCCTCCGCCCCGCGGCCGGACCACCTTGCCCACCGCGACGTCGGCTGA
- the msrB gene encoding peptide-methionine (R)-S-oxide reductase MsrB, whose product MEQTDRDYAVSKTDEQWRQELAPEEYSVLRAAGTERPFTGEYNETQTEGVYACRACGSELFTSETKFSSHCGWPSFYTPLAENRVEYIEDASLPGRPRVEVRCANCGSHMGHVFEGEGYDTPTDQRYCINSISMTLRPAQG is encoded by the coding sequence ATGGAGCAGACCGACCGCGACTACGCCGTGAGCAAGACCGACGAGCAGTGGCGTCAGGAGCTCGCCCCGGAGGAGTACTCCGTGCTGCGTGCCGCCGGGACCGAGCGCCCCTTCACGGGTGAGTACAACGAGACGCAGACCGAGGGCGTCTACGCCTGCCGCGCCTGCGGGTCCGAGCTGTTCACCTCGGAGACGAAGTTCTCCAGCCACTGCGGCTGGCCCTCGTTCTACACCCCGCTCGCCGAGAACCGCGTCGAGTACATCGAGGACGCCTCCCTGCCGGGCCGCCCCCGCGTCGAGGTCCGCTGCGCCAACTGCGGCAGCCACATGGGTCACGTCTTCGAGGGTGAGGGGTACGACACCCCCACGGACCAGCGGTACTGCATCAACTCGATCTCGATGACGCTGCGCCCGGCGCAGGGCTGA
- a CDS encoding class I SAM-dependent DNA methyltransferase, translating to MTSSDLWTAEQAERYDGADGMFSPDVVDPAVEALADLTEGGPALEFAIGTGRIGVPLRAKGVQVTGIELSRPMVEQLRSKVSPDELPVTIGDMATTRVDGEFSLVYLVFNTIGNVRTQAEQVECFRNAARHLRPGGRFVVEVGVPPLRSLPPGQWAVPFDVSDEHLGFDTFDVVTQQATSHHVNRQADGTYRRGTHNYRYVWPSELDLMAQLAGMELERRTEDWGGTPFAAESGGHVSVWRLPS from the coding sequence ATGACGAGCAGTGATCTGTGGACGGCCGAGCAGGCGGAGCGGTACGACGGCGCGGACGGGATGTTCAGCCCCGACGTCGTCGATCCGGCAGTGGAGGCCCTCGCCGACCTGACCGAGGGAGGCCCGGCTCTGGAGTTCGCCATCGGCACGGGACGGATAGGTGTCCCACTCCGGGCGAAGGGGGTCCAGGTGACGGGGATCGAGCTGTCCCGCCCGATGGTCGAGCAGTTGCGTAGCAAGGTCTCGCCGGACGAGCTCCCGGTGACGATCGGGGACATGGCGACGACGCGCGTCGACGGTGAGTTCTCGTTGGTCTACCTCGTCTTCAACACCATCGGCAACGTGCGCACGCAGGCCGAGCAGGTCGAGTGCTTCCGTAATGCGGCACGCCACCTCCGGCCGGGAGGACGCTTCGTCGTGGAGGTCGGCGTGCCCCCGCTTCGTTCCCTGCCACCGGGGCAGTGGGCCGTGCCGTTCGACGTGTCCGACGAGCACCTGGGGTTCGACACGTTCGACGTGGTGACTCAGCAGGCGACGTCCCACCACGTCAATCGGCAGGCGGACGGGACCTATCGGCGAGGTACACACAACTACCGGTACGTCTGGCCCAGCGAGCTCGACCTGATGGCTCAGCTGGCGGGGATGGAGCTCGAGCGGCGCACAGAGGACTGGGGCGGGACCCCCTTCGCCGCCGAGAGTGGCGGACACGTGAGCGTCTGGCGGCTGCCCAGCTGA
- a CDS encoding type IV toxin-antitoxin system AbiEi family antitoxin domain-containing protein produces the protein MIDVASYLYTELLALPDAIFTRQDALRMGLGDEVLKAALRRGLITRICRGAYTGPGTWTKEEHRQLLAKAALRTYPDAVLTGATAVAAHGIPLFEVAAVRADIARPVAREASTEHLRIRPLRHDPVDTPWGPATELATALVQMTIDHGITAGVTSIDAALHCGATTRGSLDAVYETVRRWPLSSRVRCALEWSDGDAESPGESVTRVILRAAGWRVVSQVPIADRHGELVARADLGIEGTRVLIEFDGKVKYADGGADALFREKKREDRLRALGYVIVRVTWADLFHSQRIVAAVAAALAVAA, from the coding sequence ATGATCGATGTGGCTTCCTACCTCTACACCGAGCTGCTTGCTCTCCCCGACGCGATCTTCACCCGTCAGGACGCCCTGAGGATGGGTCTGGGAGATGAGGTGCTCAAGGCGGCACTGCGTCGCGGGCTGATCACGCGCATCTGCCGCGGTGCCTACACAGGACCAGGCACGTGGACGAAGGAAGAGCACCGTCAGCTCCTCGCCAAGGCCGCACTGCGCACATATCCCGACGCGGTGCTGACCGGTGCAACGGCCGTCGCCGCCCACGGCATCCCGCTCTTCGAGGTAGCGGCCGTGCGGGCGGACATCGCGCGACCCGTCGCTCGCGAAGCCAGCACGGAACACCTGCGCATCCGCCCCCTTCGCCACGACCCCGTGGACACCCCGTGGGGGCCAGCGACGGAGCTGGCGACGGCACTCGTGCAGATGACCATCGACCACGGCATCACTGCGGGTGTGACATCGATCGACGCCGCCCTGCACTGTGGTGCGACAACCAGGGGATCCCTCGACGCGGTCTACGAGACCGTCCGAAGATGGCCCCTCTCGTCGCGGGTCCGGTGCGCCCTGGAGTGGTCGGACGGTGACGCCGAATCCCCCGGAGAGAGCGTCACCCGAGTCATCCTCCGGGCAGCGGGATGGCGCGTCGTCTCGCAGGTTCCGATCGCCGATCGTCACGGTGAACTGGTCGCCCGGGCCGACCTGGGCATCGAGGGGACCAGGGTCCTGATCGAGTTCGACGGGAAGGTGAAGTACGCCGACGGCGGAGCCGACGCACTCTTCCGCGAGAAGAAGCGTGAGGACCGCCTTCGAGCCCTTGGCTACGTCATCGTCCGGGTGACCTGGGCGGACTTGTTCCACTCGCAACGCATCGTCGCTGCGGTAGCCGCGGCGCTGGCCGTCGCGGCGTAG
- the hemQ gene encoding hydrogen peroxide-dependent heme synthase produces the protein MTDRPAPTKPSREQLEAINSSVHYAMFSAFALATPLGDADRPALVAEVEELIAAVTEGGVTVRGVYDVAGLRADADLLIWWHADEVELLQDAYKRLLRTELGAHLEPVWSNVACHRRAEFNRSHIPAFMAGEPVRNYVCVYPFVRSYDWYVIDEKERRAMLAEHGAMARDYPDVRANTIPAFALGDYEWILAFEADELHRIVDLMRELRASRARLHVREEVPFFTGPRVSVEALVEGLR, from the coding sequence ATGACCGACCGTCCCGCACCCACCAAGCCCAGCCGCGAGCAGCTCGAGGCGATCAACTCGTCCGTGCACTACGCGATGTTCTCCGCCTTCGCCCTGGCCACGCCGCTGGGCGACGCAGACCGTCCCGCGCTCGTGGCCGAGGTCGAGGAGCTCATCGCCGCGGTGACCGAGGGCGGCGTGACCGTCCGTGGTGTCTATGACGTCGCCGGCTTGCGCGCCGACGCGGACCTGCTGATCTGGTGGCACGCCGACGAGGTCGAGCTGCTCCAGGACGCCTACAAGCGCCTGCTGCGCACCGAGCTGGGGGCGCATCTGGAGCCGGTGTGGTCCAACGTCGCCTGCCACCGCCGGGCCGAGTTCAACCGCAGCCACATCCCCGCCTTCATGGCCGGCGAGCCGGTGCGCAACTACGTGTGCGTCTACCCCTTCGTGCGGTCCTACGACTGGTACGTCATCGACGAGAAGGAGCGTCGCGCGATGCTCGCCGAGCACGGCGCCATGGCCCGCGACTACCCGGACGTGCGCGCCAACACCATCCCCGCCTTCGCCCTGGGCGACTACGAGTGGATCCTGGCCTTCGAGGCCGACGAGCTGCACCGCATCGTCGACCTCATGCGCGAGCTGCGTGCCTCCCGGGCACGCCTGCACGTGCGCGAGGAGGTCCCGTTCTTCACCGGGCCGCGCGTGAGCGTCGAGGCGCTCGTGGAGGGGCTGCGCTGA
- the hemG gene encoding protoporphyrinogen oxidase, whose product MRPRVIVVGGGIAGLATAHHLLAQRPDLDVLVIDAGERPGGKIRGFRVGGVTVDVGAESIVASSRPARELITDLGLADRLVHPEPVPASIWSRGARHRVPARSYLGIPSAETDLGGILDEGEVARAARPAPFALDDRDVTVADAVGSVYGRAVVDRVVEPLLGGIYAGRVDALSLRATMPGLWSAMAEGRSVPDAVASLVPEPTTPPKPRVMGLVGGISTLVDALAAGVTTGGGTILQQTIARELHRTPAGWRVVTGPTIDPVVHDADAVVLATPAPPTSRLLTDHAPAASRALAGVDYASMAVVTLALPTAQLPTPPGSGFLAPAVDGHTIKAATFSAAKWAWVRAASDEVTLLRASVGRAGEVASLQRSDDQLRAIALDEVGQALGTRLPQPLDAHVQRWGGGLPQYDLGHTDKVATTRADVAGLPGIELVGAAYDGVGIAAVLDGAARAASTISTTCPPSTPTRQEQR is encoded by the coding sequence ATGCGTCCTCGCGTGATCGTCGTCGGTGGTGGCATCGCCGGTCTGGCGACCGCCCACCACCTGCTGGCACAGCGCCCCGACCTCGACGTCCTCGTCATCGACGCGGGGGAGCGGCCGGGCGGCAAGATCCGTGGCTTCCGAGTCGGAGGCGTCACCGTCGACGTGGGCGCCGAGTCCATCGTGGCGAGCAGCCGCCCGGCGCGTGAGCTGATCACCGACCTCGGTCTGGCCGACCGCCTCGTCCACCCCGAGCCGGTGCCCGCCAGCATCTGGTCACGGGGTGCGCGCCACCGCGTACCCGCCCGCAGCTATCTGGGCATCCCCTCCGCCGAGACCGACCTGGGCGGGATCCTCGACGAAGGGGAGGTCGCCCGCGCGGCGCGACCGGCACCCTTCGCCCTCGACGATCGTGATGTGACCGTCGCCGACGCCGTCGGATCCGTCTACGGCCGGGCGGTCGTCGACCGGGTGGTCGAGCCCCTGCTCGGCGGGATCTACGCCGGGCGGGTCGATGCGCTCTCCCTGCGCGCGACGATGCCGGGGCTGTGGTCGGCGATGGCCGAAGGCAGGTCCGTGCCCGACGCGGTCGCCTCCCTCGTGCCGGAGCCGACGACGCCACCGAAGCCACGGGTCATGGGGCTCGTCGGCGGCATCAGCACGCTCGTCGACGCACTCGCCGCCGGCGTCACCACCGGCGGCGGCACGATCCTGCAGCAGACCATCGCCCGAGAGCTGCACCGCACCCCGGCCGGGTGGCGTGTGGTGACCGGGCCGACCATCGACCCCGTGGTCCACGACGCCGACGCCGTCGTCCTCGCCACCCCGGCGCCGCCGACGTCCCGACTGCTCACCGACCACGCGCCCGCCGCATCCCGTGCCCTGGCCGGGGTCGACTACGCGTCGATGGCCGTCGTCACCCTCGCCCTGCCCACCGCACAGCTGCCGACGCCGCCCGGGAGCGGCTTCCTGGCCCCCGCCGTCGACGGGCACACGATCAAGGCCGCGACCTTTTCCGCGGCCAAGTGGGCCTGGGTGCGCGCCGCGTCCGACGAGGTGACCCTCCTGCGTGCGTCCGTCGGCCGGGCCGGTGAGGTCGCGAGCCTGCAGCGCAGCGATGATCAGCTGCGAGCCATCGCCCTCGACGAGGTCGGGCAGGCGTTGGGCACCCGGCTGCCGCAGCCCCTGGACGCGCACGTGCAGCGCTGGGGCGGCGGGCTGCCCCAGTACGACCTCGGGCACACTGACAAGGTCGCCACGACGCGCGCGGATGTCGCCGGACTGCCCGGGATCGAGCTCGTCGGCGCCGCCTACGACGGGGTGGGCATCGCGGCCGTCCTCGACGGAGCGGCCCGGGCCGCGAGCACGATCTCGACCACTTGCCCCCCTTCGACCCCCACCCGACAGGAGCAGCGATGA
- a CDS encoding DUF4349 domain-containing protein, with protein sequence MRGTTMRVVTLAAAGTLVLAGCSADTGNHPDGAASAPSGASADRAVQDEPAPAEGASTKKITEQDAGGTHLARTAALTTTVDDVPRASAKVRSIAEASGGYVSSEETHISPGDDGASDDRSSAEIVVTVPVDELDTIVSELAGIGKVTERSGDVQDLSQQYTDTTSRVGTLKKSVARLQELIDSADGLEEIVALESELTEREADLESTLAQQKALEKRTSTAPITVDLQSPGAAAEDPSGFLAGLASGWGAFTTALGAGMTALGAVTPLAVLGLVIAGPVLWLRRRGGRRVRTDVT encoded by the coding sequence ATGCGAGGTACGACGATGCGAGTGGTGACGCTGGCCGCAGCAGGAACGCTGGTCTTGGCAGGATGCAGCGCTGATACCGGCAACCACCCGGACGGTGCGGCGTCTGCGCCGTCCGGCGCGAGTGCCGACCGGGCCGTGCAGGACGAACCGGCACCGGCCGAAGGCGCGTCGACGAAGAAGATCACCGAGCAGGACGCGGGCGGCACCCACCTCGCGCGGACCGCTGCCCTGACGACCACGGTGGACGACGTCCCGCGGGCGAGCGCCAAGGTTCGCTCGATCGCCGAGGCCTCCGGAGGGTACGTCTCCAGCGAGGAGACACACATCTCCCCCGGCGACGACGGAGCGAGCGACGACCGATCGTCGGCTGAGATCGTCGTGACCGTGCCTGTCGACGAGCTCGACACGATCGTGTCCGAGCTGGCAGGCATCGGGAAGGTCACCGAGCGCTCCGGTGACGTCCAGGACCTGTCGCAGCAGTACACGGACACGACCTCGCGGGTCGGCACGCTGAAGAAGTCGGTGGCCCGTCTGCAGGAGCTCATCGACTCAGCCGACGGCCTCGAGGAGATCGTCGCCCTCGAGTCCGAGCTGACCGAGCGCGAGGCCGACCTCGAGTCGACGCTTGCCCAGCAGAAGGCACTGGAGAAGCGCACGAGCACCGCGCCGATCACGGTCGACTTGCAGTCGCCCGGGGCCGCGGCCGAGGACCCGAGCGGGTTTCTTGCCGGCCTCGCGTCGGGATGGGGTGCCTTCACAACCGCCCTCGGGGCGGGCATGACCGCGCTCGGGGCGGTCACCCCCCTCGCTGTGCTGGGGTTGGTGATCGCCGGTCCTGTGCTGTGGCTGCGGCGCCGTGGTGGCCGGCGGGTCCGCACTGACGTCACCTGA
- the hemE gene encoding uroporphyrinogen decarboxylase encodes MNTAASPSDSPLVRAARGESVPHTPVWFMRQAGRSLPEYRELRAGTTMMEACRTPDLVTEITLQPVRRHNVDAAIFFSDIVVPLEAVGIDIDIEPGVGPVLDVPFRSREDLDRIPELTADMVPDITESVRRIVMDLGATPLVGFAGAPFTLASYLIEGGPSKNHEHTKSLMHGDPQLWHDLCARLSQIAATFLQVQVDAGASAVQLFDSWAGFLSKADYRQHVLPHSRVALAALADREVPRIHFGVGTGELLPDMAAEETEVIGVDYRVSLAEAIERVGADRPVQGNLDPALLFAPWEVIETQVRRILAEGRAAPGHIFNLGHGVLPDTDPVVLTRVVELIHEVSAR; translated from the coding sequence GTGAACACCGCAGCCTCGCCCTCCGACAGCCCCCTGGTCCGCGCGGCCCGGGGGGAGTCCGTCCCGCACACCCCCGTGTGGTTCATGCGCCAGGCCGGCCGCTCCCTCCCGGAGTACCGTGAGCTGCGGGCCGGCACCACCATGATGGAGGCCTGCCGCACGCCCGATCTCGTCACCGAGATCACCCTGCAGCCGGTGCGACGCCACAACGTGGACGCTGCGATCTTCTTCTCCGACATCGTCGTCCCGCTCGAGGCCGTCGGCATCGACATAGACATCGAGCCGGGCGTCGGACCCGTGCTGGACGTGCCCTTCCGCTCCCGCGAGGACCTCGACCGGATCCCGGAGCTGACCGCGGACATGGTCCCGGACATCACCGAGTCCGTGCGCCGCATCGTCATGGACCTCGGGGCCACCCCGCTCGTCGGGTTCGCGGGTGCCCCCTTCACCCTCGCCTCATATCTCATCGAGGGTGGTCCGAGCAAGAACCACGAGCACACCAAGTCGCTCATGCACGGGGACCCTCAGTTGTGGCACGACCTGTGCGCGCGCCTGTCGCAGATCGCCGCCACCTTCCTCCAGGTTCAGGTCGACGCCGGGGCGAGCGCGGTCCAGCTCTTCGACTCGTGGGCCGGATTCCTCTCCAAGGCCGACTACCGTCAACACGTCCTGCCGCACAGCAGGGTGGCGCTGGCCGCACTCGCGGATCGCGAGGTCCCGCGCATCCACTTCGGGGTGGGTACCGGGGAGCTGCTTCCCGACATGGCCGCCGAGGAGACCGAGGTCATCGGCGTCGACTACCGAGTCTCCCTGGCCGAGGCCATCGAGCGCGTCGGCGCCGACCGGCCCGTCCAGGGCAACCTCGACCCGGCACTGCTCTTCGCCCCCTGGGAGGTCATCGAGACCCAGGTCCGTCGCATCCTCGCGGAGGGGCGTGCGGCGCCCGGACACATCTTCAACCTCGGCCATGGCGTCCTGCCGGACACCGACCCGGTCGTCCTCACCCGTGTCGTCGAGCTGATCCACGAGGTCAGCGCCCGCTGA
- a CDS encoding EamA family transporter yields the protein MTIAIALAASVTWGASDFIAGLLSARLPARTVVTCSQTVALVAISVVVLVVGLPLPPGSWWVWGALGGVAEGAGLLALYTGLARGPMGIVTPIAGLGVLVPVVVGLVRGDPVTVLLGAGILLAIVGGVLASGPEVKGAGEGGDATSILYAVLAALGLGTAMACVDLGSRVSGIHTLWAMRIASVSVFLVLALVLTTRWRLPRRLVPGIVIVGLADLSATALFSVATTRGHLSIAGVLASLYPVTTILLAWLVLRERLRPVQLVGVAAALVGIALIAA from the coding sequence GTGACGATCGCCATCGCCCTCGCGGCCTCCGTGACCTGGGGGGCCTCGGACTTCATCGCCGGCCTGTTGTCCGCGCGACTGCCGGCACGCACCGTCGTCACCTGCTCGCAGACCGTCGCTCTGGTCGCGATCTCCGTGGTCGTGCTGGTCGTCGGCCTGCCCCTGCCACCCGGCTCGTGGTGGGTGTGGGGCGCGCTCGGGGGAGTGGCAGAGGGTGCCGGCCTGCTCGCGCTCTACACCGGTCTGGCCCGTGGCCCGATGGGGATCGTCACGCCGATCGCCGGTCTCGGTGTCCTCGTCCCGGTGGTCGTCGGCCTCGTCCGCGGCGACCCGGTGACCGTCCTGCTCGGTGCCGGGATCCTGCTGGCGATCGTCGGCGGTGTCCTCGCCAGCGGTCCGGAGGTCAAGGGCGCAGGCGAAGGGGGTGATGCCACCTCGATCCTCTACGCCGTCCTCGCGGCGCTCGGTCTGGGCACGGCGATGGCCTGCGTCGACCTGGGCAGCCGGGTCTCGGGGATCCACACGTTGTGGGCGATGCGGATCGCGTCGGTGAGCGTCTTCCTCGTGCTCGCCCTGGTGCTGACGACCCGGTGGCGCCTGCCCCGACGGCTGGTCCCGGGCATCGTCATCGTGGGACTCGCGGACCTGTCGGCCACGGCCCTGTTCAGCGTGGCGACCACGCGCGGTCACCTGAGCATCGCCGGGGTCCTCGCCTCGCTCTACCCGGTGACGACGATCCTGCTCGCGTGGCTCGTCCTGCGGGAGCGACTGCGTCCCGTCCAGCTCGTCGGGGTGGCTGCCGCGCTGGTGGGCATCGCCCTCATCGCAGCCTGA
- a CDS encoding DUF3000 domain-containing protein: MASQISGAPSSDFDHALRSVHDARLRPEVRLTEVPAPTRLAPHAVAMTADIVDASDGEDVATGRFVLLHDPDEPEPWSGAWRVVTFARAELEAEVAGDPMLGAVGWSWLTDALEAHGIEARNLAGTVTHVVSESFGDLDDREQSVEMEIRASWSPADAEAGTHLSAWVDMLGTVGGLPPLPDGVVALPGRRR, translated from the coding sequence GTGGCATCCCAGATCTCCGGCGCACCGTCGTCCGACTTCGATCACGCCCTGCGCAGCGTGCACGACGCTCGGCTGCGCCCGGAGGTGCGCCTGACCGAGGTCCCGGCGCCCACCCGACTCGCACCCCATGCAGTGGCGATGACCGCCGACATCGTCGATGCCTCGGACGGCGAGGACGTCGCAACGGGTCGCTTCGTGTTGCTGCACGACCCGGACGAACCCGAGCCGTGGAGCGGCGCCTGGCGGGTGGTCACCTTCGCCAGGGCCGAGCTCGAGGCAGAGGTCGCCGGCGACCCGATGCTCGGCGCAGTCGGCTGGTCGTGGCTCACCGACGCGCTCGAGGCGCACGGGATCGAGGCCCGCAACCTCGCCGGGACCGTCACCCACGTCGTGTCGGAGTCCTTCGGCGACCTCGATGACCGCGAGCAGAGCGTCGAGATGGAGATCCGCGCCTCGTGGAGCCCCGCCGACGCAGAGGCCGGTACACACTTGTCCGCATGGGTGGACATGCTGGGGACGGTCGGCGGGTTGCCCCCGCTGCCCGACGGGGTCGTCGCGCTACCGGGTCGGCGCCGTTGA